From one Gracilibacillus salinarum genomic stretch:
- a CDS encoding acetylxylan esterase, translating to MHLDMPLHELEKYQGKNPKPDDFDLYWEQALQQLDQQSLSYELEDAAITCSFARCHHLYFRGVGENRIHAKLIVPNKEIATGQGMAIFHGYSVDSGDWLDKLAYAAEGVTVIAMDCRGQGGRSEDLLVTKGPTLKGHVIRGLDDPSPEHLYYRQVFLDTVQTVRILKTIDGVDSERIGVYGQSQGGALATACAALEPTVKHLFAVYPFLSDYERAWEMDMQHSAYEEIAYFFRCFDPTHHRHQEIFSRLGYIDIQHLADRIKASVQWITAMRDPICPPSTQFAAYNKIRSKKDMMLYHEYGHEHLPNHADEAFQQFIKIL from the coding sequence ATGCATCTAGATATGCCATTACACGAATTAGAAAAATATCAAGGGAAAAATCCAAAACCTGATGACTTTGATCTTTATTGGGAGCAAGCCTTACAGCAATTAGATCAACAATCCTTATCTTATGAGTTAGAGGATGCTGCTATTACTTGTTCATTTGCAAGATGTCACCACCTGTATTTCCGTGGAGTAGGAGAGAATCGCATTCATGCTAAACTAATTGTTCCTAACAAAGAAATCGCTACTGGCCAAGGTATGGCGATTTTTCATGGTTATTCAGTCGATAGTGGGGATTGGCTTGATAAGCTAGCGTATGCCGCTGAAGGAGTAACAGTGATAGCGATGGATTGTCGCGGGCAAGGCGGACGATCAGAGGATCTATTAGTAACGAAAGGACCTACTTTGAAAGGCCATGTCATACGTGGATTAGATGATCCTAGTCCTGAACATTTGTACTATCGCCAAGTGTTTTTAGACACAGTTCAAACGGTAAGAATTCTAAAGACGATAGATGGGGTGGATTCGGAACGAATTGGTGTTTACGGTCAATCACAGGGCGGGGCACTTGCGACAGCTTGTGCTGCATTGGAGCCTACGGTCAAACATCTATTTGCCGTGTATCCGTTTTTATCTGATTATGAAAGAGCATGGGAAATGGATATGCAACATTCGGCATATGAAGAAATCGCTTACTTTTTCCGCTGCTTTGATCCGACACACCATCGGCACCAGGAAATCTTTTCGCGACTGGGCTATATTGATATTCAGCATTTGGCCGACCGAATTAAGGCGAGTGTGCAGTGGATAACAGCCATGCGCGATCCCATTTGTCCACCATCGACGCAATTTGCAGCGTATAACAAAATTCGCTCGAAAAAAGACATGATGCTCTATCACGAATATGGACATGAGCATTTACCAAATCATGCAGATGAAGCTTTTCAGCAATTTATCAAAATTTTATAA
- a CDS encoding GH1 family beta-glucosidase, translating to MTIIQFPKDMKWGTATASYQIEGAAKEGGRGISIWDTFSKTPGKVVNGDNGDVACDSYHRYEEDVEMMKDLGIDVYRFSVAWPRIFPDGTGKVNQEGLDYYHRLVDKLLANGIEPMCTLYHWDLPQALQDKGGWNNRETIDAFVEYATLMFNEFSGKINKWLTLNEPWCISFLSNYIGVHAPGNQDLQLATQISHHLLVAHGKSVQKFRELNIDGEIGFAPNTTWLEPFSNRQEDIDACNREIGWYIEWFMDPVFKGTYPSFMVDWFKKKGVELVIEDGDMEIISQPVDFLGINYYTGHIARYKENEGLLDWELVEMNYDRTDIGWPIFPDGLYNVLTRIKESYGDVPIYITENGSCYNDEPENGRVHDTGRISYLEQHLTALSRAIASGVNIKGYITWSLMDNFEWAEGYTMRFGIVHVNYRTLERTKKDSFYWYKQTIANNWFES from the coding sequence ATGACAATTATTCAGTTTCCGAAAGATATGAAATGGGGAACAGCAACCGCATCATATCAAATTGAAGGTGCAGCAAAAGAAGGTGGCCGCGGAATATCCATATGGGATACATTCTCGAAGACGCCAGGTAAAGTCGTGAATGGTGACAATGGAGATGTTGCCTGTGACAGCTATCACCGTTATGAAGAAGATGTAGAAATGATGAAAGACCTTGGCATCGATGTTTACCGATTCTCCGTTGCCTGGCCACGTATTTTTCCAGATGGCACAGGTAAAGTGAATCAGGAAGGCTTGGACTATTATCATCGTTTAGTCGATAAACTTTTAGCTAATGGAATTGAACCAATGTGTACACTTTATCACTGGGATTTGCCACAAGCATTGCAAGATAAAGGTGGCTGGAATAATCGCGAAACGATTGATGCCTTTGTGGAATATGCGACATTGATGTTCAACGAATTTTCTGGAAAAATTAATAAATGGTTAACACTGAATGAGCCATGGTGTATTTCCTTTTTGTCTAATTATATAGGTGTGCATGCTCCTGGGAATCAGGATTTGCAATTGGCAACTCAAATTTCCCATCATTTATTAGTGGCACATGGTAAAAGTGTTCAAAAATTCCGTGAGCTTAACATTGATGGAGAAATAGGCTTTGCACCTAATACCACGTGGTTAGAACCGTTTAGTAACAGACAGGAAGATATTGATGCTTGTAACCGAGAGATAGGCTGGTATATTGAATGGTTTATGGATCCGGTGTTTAAAGGAACGTATCCATCATTTATGGTTGATTGGTTCAAGAAAAAAGGTGTTGAATTAGTAATCGAGGATGGCGATATGGAAATCATCTCGCAGCCAGTAGACTTTCTTGGGATCAATTACTACACTGGACATATTGCACGATACAAAGAAAATGAAGGATTGCTAGATTGGGAATTAGTCGAAATGAATTATGACCGTACTGATATTGGCTGGCCAATCTTCCCGGACGGTTTGTATAACGTACTGACACGTATTAAAGAAAGTTACGGGGATGTCCCCATTTATATTACCGAAAATGGTTCTTGCTACAATGACGAACCTGAGAATGGCCGTGTCCATGACACTGGTCGTATCAGCTATCTGGAGCAGCATTTAACAGCATTAAGTCGTGCCATTGCATCTGGTGTTAACATTAAAGGCTACATTACATGGTCTTTAATGGATAACTTTGAGTGGGCAGAAGGCTATACCATGCGCTTCGGAATTGTCCACGTCAACTACCGAACGTTGGAACGCACGAAAAAAGATAGTTTCTACTGGTACAAACAAACCATCGCAAACAACTGGTTCGAAAGCTAA
- a CDS encoding immunoglobulin-like domain-containing protein: MKMRFIKKSWLLFVLLILLAVTGSIIGMQQSQAEVVTKTITIDGDNVDPDNRFKGFGTVSGNNTSRLLLDYKEEHPEEYWEIMNQLFNTDTGAGLTHVKVELGADINSSSGTEPATMRFEDEPANVLRGAGFQFAADAKSINPDITTEILRWGEPRWSWESAANHEYEDRYQWYKQTMDAVSQEYGFDLDYIGISQNERAQNGNGRNEVEWLKYFTTRIKEETNYEEDYQDIKLVAADGYRDTATISRTLLDNPDLIDEIDVISSHYGLTGSTELNMLQEQLKEDGKKPKEVWVSEGISPMINARYRDNMEPNYNGLGGRAGIIDVTSRIISVYSWEGANNQPLNAVSFDFQPSVAAFYQGAQYNPKQLISAFDPWSGFFETDGGIQGVRHVMNFTEHDDLSTEKNERWQYIEDATYSDGDFFDGGVDVDTSTHNYMTLKDPETDDYTTVFANNTSDTRSYTIEAKNLSGKENAEVFVWETKGPGEGESYDANWFKNVNVIEPEEGVYQVEVKPYSIVTITTLDKEAEIDGFEYQSDPVDLTEDTIMSLPYSDDFEYDDYPLDDQDRDYVDRRGGTPRYTTDQIGAFEVVKQATKQAEEGSFEKESLDIPEAEAHGNMLQQKITTDNIGADWAVWGGTDGAAADVNPNTNIGDFRWVNYKASYDFLLDTHTETVQGRDNYALIGVRQVKAGWSDSQATYNAKIFADGKYEITKLGSVVKQGSIEGFDHTVWHRLAFEAKENVFTLYLDGESVASYTDEDATVMAGRVTLGTGYYETLIDNLSIEPIEGYPYKSLKVDNAQGQIYPSEDAALNNEDEWNPIGYVGDWEFVQSGYAHFNRTQMTTSSDYPVWNGYLVEHTDTTSEQGALHKVFYSGDWGSNSSNAWGNDGDSFEITFEGNAIRLYGETNPNNGTADVYLDGELVGEANYLNNSSIVKEVWSVEDLEETEHTLKVVSKESYTSFVKAEIDTDQPIEAESVTTLAPNDFTSISADSEIENEENTVYAYRENGSTWGANNNNAWANFNDNPYIYINFTGTGIDYLAGMGNDTTYQFELDGEVVGDYDVGEDGIRYSVRDLEDTEHTLKVSLGDNEVKETYMDYRGVTIYSTPEQSDNKFIFDFEGSGFNLFGATPDALVDVYIDGEQMEKEYRVHATGDRQTFYHLRGLDVEEHTAEIVVRGGGLTLDGIDVISEASTSDSADPDEPTEPLEDQLLAHYDMTVSGNQLVDITGNEIDATLAGFTANDVTEEDGDKVLPFTGDESKFVTLPKGLITDETFTIETTFKTSTGANHWLYSIGTKQGDWPNVNNYIFLNPNQADNTVRFGIKDEEKELLFQDASIDTGEYNTFTAAFKEGNIALYLNSVPVGSIHHDYTVQDILNNGVTDGEDFIGYIGKSLYNPDPPFEGTLKDFKVYNYTLNEQEITGYSDQELVEQAKAELNLESEVTEDLSLPNQVKVNGLTADVSWESNNETYLSKEGSVTRPTYDEGDQEVVLTATITKGESTAEKEFQITVKRLPQDIDLLKEAAAALKVYNITDVRGNITLPTEGENGTIISWKSEEESIISNTGEVTRPANGEGDAKVDLEAAITLNGQTLTKSFVANVKEAPEEKDYKGYLFSYFTGEGTANGEQIYYALSEGNDPLHWQELNNGEPVITSDLGEKGLRDPFIIRSPEGDKFYMIATDLKIHGNGDWGRAQTEGSRSIMVWESTDLINWSEQRMVEVAPKEAGNTWAPEIFYDKSIGKYVIFWASKLYDSEENRNSGDSYQRMMYTTTRDFHTFSEPEIYLDYGYSVIDTTIIEDEGKIYRFTKDERGNDPENAPNGKFILQESGDSVLDPDFELIKEGIGKGTISQGEGPAIFKSNTEDKWYLFIDEFGGRGYVPFETTDLASGEWSVSEDYELPDSPRHGTVLPVTQEEYDALMENIPSEIENDKISVSGISVERSEVALTTGEEALINVTVEPADATNQNVWYSSNNPEVVSVTEEGMLQAVEEGEALVTVTSADGGYTAVVSVTVSEKEEPEQPVLDTELTLGQSQEVFAGETYTIKGMSAQMKMPEDLPAGTMITVNPFEVKDTNYEDLMIAGEAFNVEMAYPDHATEPTGKFTIYLGYQTGANTEDIAIYYYNESKDNWKRVGGKVHREDQVISLDVSHFSSYGVFAEAEEDSTGNEDNSDNEAGSNDHTDQSAEDDEANDQQSTDEPADMNNQESGSDQNDDQPSTEKENKSNNQLPNTATNTFNYLGTSIILLLMGVVIMVIRRKTVKY, from the coding sequence ATGAAAATGCGTTTTATTAAGAAATCATGGCTTCTTTTCGTTTTACTGATCCTCCTTGCTGTTACAGGATCAATAATCGGAATGCAGCAATCACAAGCAGAAGTCGTTACCAAAACCATAACAATTGATGGAGACAATGTGGATCCAGATAACCGATTTAAAGGATTTGGTACCGTCTCAGGAAATAATACTTCACGATTATTATTAGATTATAAAGAAGAACATCCAGAAGAATATTGGGAAATTATGAATCAATTATTTAATACAGATACGGGTGCTGGGCTAACCCATGTAAAAGTAGAGTTAGGTGCAGATATTAATTCATCATCAGGAACGGAGCCAGCTACGATGCGATTTGAGGACGAGCCTGCTAATGTATTGCGAGGAGCTGGGTTCCAATTTGCTGCTGATGCAAAGTCGATCAATCCTGATATTACCACAGAAATCTTACGCTGGGGTGAGCCACGTTGGTCATGGGAATCAGCTGCAAATCATGAGTATGAAGACCGATATCAATGGTATAAACAAACAATGGATGCGGTATCTCAAGAGTATGGCTTTGATTTGGATTATATTGGAATATCTCAAAACGAAAGAGCACAAAATGGTAATGGCAGAAATGAAGTGGAGTGGCTCAAATATTTCACAACCCGCATTAAAGAAGAAACGAATTATGAAGAAGACTATCAAGATATAAAACTGGTAGCTGCGGATGGCTATCGGGACACTGCCACCATTAGTCGAACATTATTGGATAATCCTGATCTAATAGATGAAATTGATGTGATCAGTTCTCATTATGGTTTAACTGGTTCGACTGAATTAAACATGTTACAGGAGCAATTAAAAGAAGACGGCAAAAAACCGAAGGAAGTCTGGGTCTCGGAAGGGATTTCCCCAATGATCAACGCCAGATATCGCGATAACATGGAACCAAACTATAATGGTTTAGGTGGTCGTGCAGGCATTATCGATGTAACATCACGAATTATTTCTGTTTATTCCTGGGAAGGAGCCAACAATCAGCCACTAAATGCTGTTTCGTTTGATTTTCAGCCATCTGTTGCAGCCTTTTATCAAGGTGCACAATACAATCCAAAACAACTGATCAGTGCATTTGATCCTTGGTCCGGTTTTTTTGAAACAGATGGTGGTATCCAAGGAGTCAGACATGTGATGAATTTTACAGAACATGATGATTTATCTACTGAGAAGAATGAACGCTGGCAATATATCGAAGATGCCACCTATAGCGATGGTGATTTCTTTGATGGCGGTGTTGATGTCGATACAAGTACACATAACTATATGACATTGAAGGACCCAGAAACAGATGATTATACAACAGTGTTTGCAAACAACACCAGCGACACTCGATCCTATACAATTGAAGCAAAAAATTTGAGCGGTAAAGAAAATGCCGAAGTATTTGTTTGGGAAACGAAAGGGCCTGGAGAAGGAGAATCTTATGATGCGAACTGGTTCAAAAATGTTAATGTCATAGAGCCTGAAGAGGGTGTTTATCAAGTAGAGGTGAAGCCATATTCGATAGTAACAATCACTACGTTGGATAAGGAAGCTGAAATCGATGGTTTTGAATATCAGTCAGATCCTGTTGACTTAACAGAAGATACCATTATGTCATTACCATATAGCGATGATTTCGAATATGATGATTATCCGCTTGACGATCAGGATCGTGACTATGTTGATAGAAGAGGTGGAACACCCCGATATACAACGGATCAAATTGGAGCTTTTGAAGTAGTGAAACAAGCAACTAAACAAGCAGAAGAAGGCAGTTTTGAAAAAGAGTCTCTTGATATTCCAGAGGCAGAAGCACACGGAAATATGCTTCAGCAAAAAATAACCACCGATAACATTGGAGCGGACTGGGCTGTTTGGGGAGGAACAGACGGTGCGGCAGCGGACGTTAATCCGAATACCAATATAGGAGATTTTCGCTGGGTGAACTATAAAGCATCCTATGACTTTCTATTAGATACACATACGGAGACAGTACAAGGCAGAGATAACTATGCGCTTATCGGAGTCCGACAAGTGAAAGCAGGCTGGAGTGATTCTCAGGCAACCTATAATGCCAAAATATTTGCAGATGGAAAATACGAGATTACAAAACTGGGAAGTGTAGTCAAACAAGGATCAATCGAAGGTTTTGATCATACTGTGTGGCATCGATTAGCGTTTGAAGCGAAAGAAAATGTGTTTACGCTCTATTTAGATGGTGAGTCTGTTGCATCGTACACGGATGAGGATGCAACTGTAATGGCAGGGAGAGTAACGCTTGGTACAGGTTACTATGAAACATTAATTGATAATTTGAGCATTGAACCGATTGAGGGTTATCCATATAAATCTTTGAAAGTAGATAATGCGCAAGGACAAATTTATCCATCAGAAGATGCTGCATTAAATAATGAAGACGAATGGAATCCAATTGGTTATGTGGGAGATTGGGAGTTTGTACAATCTGGATATGCCCATTTTAATCGTACACAAATGACAACATCCAGTGATTATCCAGTTTGGAACGGTTATCTCGTTGAACATACAGATACCACTTCGGAACAAGGGGCACTCCATAAAGTATTCTATTCGGGAGATTGGGGCTCCAACAGCAGCAATGCTTGGGGAAATGATGGTGATTCATTTGAGATTACATTTGAAGGAAATGCGATTCGCTTGTACGGAGAAACGAATCCCAACAATGGAACGGCAGATGTTTATTTAGACGGAGAACTTGTTGGTGAAGCAAATTACTTAAACAACAGCTCGATAGTAAAAGAAGTATGGTCTGTTGAAGATCTCGAGGAAACTGAGCATACACTTAAGGTTGTTTCGAAAGAATCATACACAAGTTTTGTTAAAGCAGAGATTGATACAGATCAACCAATAGAAGCAGAATCTGTTACGACATTAGCACCAAATGATTTCACTTCTATTTCAGCTGATTCAGAGATCGAAAATGAAGAAAATACCGTTTATGCTTACAGGGAAAATGGAAGTACTTGGGGAGCGAATAATAATAATGCCTGGGCTAATTTTAACGATAATCCGTATATTTATATTAACTTTACAGGCACAGGAATCGATTATTTAGCTGGCATGGGAAATGATACAACCTACCAGTTTGAATTGGACGGAGAAGTTGTAGGTGATTATGATGTCGGAGAAGATGGAATCCGTTATTCAGTTCGAGATTTGGAGGATACGGAACATACATTAAAAGTTTCACTCGGAGATAATGAAGTGAAAGAAACCTATATGGATTACCGTGGCGTAACTATCTATTCTACACCTGAACAAAGTGATAATAAGTTTATCTTCGACTTTGAAGGTAGTGGTTTTAATCTGTTTGGTGCAACTCCTGACGCCCTGGTGGATGTGTATATTGATGGGGAACAAATGGAAAAGGAATATCGAGTTCATGCTACAGGAGATCGACAAACTTTTTATCATCTTAGAGGTTTGGACGTAGAAGAGCACACTGCTGAAATCGTTGTAAGAGGCGGGGGTCTTACATTAGATGGTATAGATGTAATTAGTGAAGCCAGTACATCAGATTCTGCAGACCCAGATGAACCAACGGAACCGTTAGAGGACCAGTTGTTAGCCCATTATGATATGACGGTATCAGGTAATCAATTAGTAGACATAACCGGCAATGAAATAGATGCCACTTTAGCAGGGTTTACAGCAAATGATGTCACAGAGGAAGACGGTGACAAAGTATTGCCTTTTACTGGAGATGAATCGAAGTTTGTGACCTTGCCAAAAGGGTTAATTACAGATGAAACATTTACGATTGAAACAACTTTTAAAACAAGCACAGGTGCCAATCACTGGCTATATAGCATAGGAACGAAGCAAGGGGACTGGCCAAACGTTAACAATTATATATTCTTAAATCCAAATCAGGCGGACAACACGGTTCGTTTTGGTATAAAAGATGAAGAAAAAGAGTTATTGTTCCAGGATGCGAGCATCGATACGGGAGAATATAATACATTTACAGCTGCATTTAAAGAAGGAAACATTGCCCTCTATTTAAATAGTGTGCCAGTTGGTTCTATTCATCATGATTACACCGTACAAGATATCTTGAACAATGGCGTGACAGATGGAGAGGATTTCATTGGCTATATTGGCAAATCACTTTATAATCCGGACCCGCCATTTGAAGGAACTTTGAAGGATTTTAAAGTATATAATTATACGTTGAATGAACAAGAAATTACTGGATATAGCGATCAGGAGCTTGTGGAACAGGCTAAAGCTGAATTGAATCTGGAAAGTGAAGTAACAGAAGATCTATCTTTGCCAAATCAGGTAAAAGTTAACGGATTAACAGCGGATGTCAGCTGGGAATCCAATAATGAAACCTATCTGTCAAAAGAGGGATCGGTAACTCGTCCAACTTATGATGAAGGGGATCAGGAAGTGGTTTTAACAGCAACAATAACAAAAGGAGAAAGCACTGCGGAAAAAGAATTCCAAATTACGGTCAAGCGTTTGCCACAAGACATCGACTTATTGAAAGAAGCTGCAGCGGCATTAAAAGTATATAACATTACTGATGTTCGAGGTAATATCACATTGCCAACAGAGGGTGAAAATGGGACAATAATCAGCTGGAAGTCAGAAGAGGAATCGATAATTAGTAATACTGGAGAGGTCACTCGTCCTGCCAATGGAGAAGGGGATGCAAAGGTTGACCTTGAAGCTGCTATTACGTTAAATGGTCAGACCCTTACGAAATCTTTTGTCGCAAATGTGAAGGAAGCACCGGAAGAAAAAGATTACAAAGGATATCTATTCAGTTATTTTACAGGAGAAGGTACTGCCAATGGTGAGCAAATATATTATGCCTTAAGTGAAGGGAATGACCCTTTACATTGGCAGGAGTTAAATAACGGAGAGCCGGTTATTACGTCAGATTTGGGTGAAAAAGGGTTACGGGATCCATTTATTATTCGATCCCCTGAAGGTGATAAGTTTTATATGATTGCAACAGATTTGAAAATCCATGGAAATGGCGATTGGGGAAGAGCGCAGACGGAAGGTAGCAGATCAATCATGGTCTGGGAATCCACAGACCTTATTAATTGGTCTGAACAACGAATGGTCGAAGTAGCTCCAAAAGAAGCGGGAAACACATGGGCACCAGAAATTTTCTATGATAAATCCATCGGGAAATATGTTATTTTCTGGGCGTCCAAATTGTATGATAGTGAAGAAAACAGAAACTCCGGGGATAGTTATCAACGAATGATGTATACGACGACTCGAGATTTCCATACCTTTAGTGAACCAGAAATCTATCTGGATTATGGTTATTCTGTGATTGATACAACAATTATTGAAGATGAAGGAAAAATCTATCGTTTTACCAAAGATGAACGAGGGAATGATCCGGAAAACGCTCCGAATGGCAAATTTATTTTACAAGAATCAGGTGATTCTGTACTGGATCCGGATTTTGAATTAATAAAAGAAGGAATCGGAAAAGGAACAATCAGCCAAGGGGAAGGTCCTGCTATCTTCAAATCAAATACGGAAGATAAATGGTACTTGTTCATTGATGAATTCGGCGGAAGAGGATATGTTCCATTTGAAACGACTGATTTGGCATCGGGCGAATGGTCGGTATCAGAAGACTATGAGTTACCTGACAGCCCTCGTCATGGTACAGTTTTGCCAGTGACGCAAGAAGAGTATGATGCATTGATGGAGAATATTCCAAGCGAAATAGAAAACGATAAGATCTCCGTTAGTGGAATATCCGTAGAGCGGTCTGAAGTAGCTTTAACAACGGGAGAAGAAGCATTGATTAATGTGACGGTAGAGCCAGCAGATGCGACCAATCAAAACGTTTGGTACAGCAGCAATAATCCGGAAGTTGTATCCGTGACCGAAGAGGGTATGCTGCAGGCAGTTGAAGAAGGAGAGGCACTGGTGACAGTCACTTCGGCTGATGGCGGCTATACGGCAGTTGTCAGCGTAACCGTTTCTGAGAAAGAAGAGCCGGAACAACCAGTACTAGATACAGAATTAACGTTGGGTCAATCTCAAGAAGTTTTTGCCGGAGAGACTTATACGATTAAAGGTATGAGTGCTCAAATGAAGATGCCGGAAGATTTACCAGCAGGTACGATGATCACCGTTAATCCGTTTGAGGTGAAGGATACCAATTATGAGGACTTAATGATAGCCGGTGAAGCATTTAATGTGGAAATGGCGTATCCAGATCATGCAACAGAGCCGACAGGTAAATTTACAATCTATCTAGGTTATCAAACGGGAGCCAATACAGAGGATATAGCAATCTACTATTATAATGAATCAAAGGATAACTGGAAACGTGTTGGTGGAAAGGTGCATCGGGAAGACCAAGTTATTTCGTTGGATGTATCACATTTCTCAAGCTACGGTGTGTTTGCAGAAGCTGAGGAGGATTCTACTGGTAATGAGGATAACTCAGACAATGAAGCAGGTTCGAATGATCATACAGATCAATCTGCTGAAGACGATGAGGCTAATGATCAACAATCAACGGATGAGCCAGCTGATATGAATAATCAAGAGAGTGGATCTGATCAAAATGATGACCAGCCTTCAACTGAAAAAGAAAATAAATCCAATAATCAACTGCCAAATACAGCAACCAATACATTTAACTACCTAGGAACAAGTATTATTCTCTTGTTAATGGGTGTAGTAATTATGGTTATAAGAAGGAAAACTGTAAAATATTAA
- a CDS encoding LacI family DNA-binding transcriptional regulator, translating into MKKNITIYDIAKEANVSPSTVSRVLTGNERVKPVTKQKVEAIIEKYNFRPNSLARSLLYKQSKMIGIILPDINHPFFSTLVQKCEAHALSLGYTSFLCNSMNDTNVESTYLQNLIDKQVDGILFLGGRINQVDTDPKLAEEMNSIMDRVPVVFVNGEMAGVDAHVIQTDEKEGITNVIDLLHNFNHQRIAFLGGEEGVTSREVKVNAFKEALARHHLPVHEQWIMNEGFDIESGEELANQLLYLNEKPTAIVCVNDFVAIGVIKTLNKFGISVPDDISVIGFDDIYLAKDFPPGITSVSQNYQELGKTAVDVLVKLINGESAQKHSIVPTKLQLRNSCQLVKREEVDK; encoded by the coding sequence ATGAAGAAAAACATCACTATCTATGATATTGCTAAGGAAGCAAACGTTTCTCCCTCTACCGTATCACGTGTATTAACGGGTAACGAAAGAGTGAAACCGGTAACCAAGCAGAAGGTAGAAGCAATAATCGAGAAATATAACTTCCGTCCAAACAGCCTGGCTAGAAGTTTATTATATAAACAATCGAAAATGATCGGTATTATTTTACCTGATATTAATCACCCTTTTTTCTCTACATTAGTGCAAAAGTGTGAAGCTCATGCCTTGTCTTTAGGCTATACTTCCTTTTTGTGCAATTCGATGAATGACACAAATGTTGAATCTACCTATTTGCAAAACCTAATCGACAAGCAAGTGGACGGAATTCTATTTTTGGGAGGCCGTATTAATCAAGTCGATACAGATCCTAAACTTGCAGAAGAGATGAATAGCATTATGGATCGTGTTCCAGTCGTATTTGTTAACGGTGAAATGGCAGGTGTAGATGCTCATGTGATTCAAACAGACGAAAAGGAAGGAATCACTAATGTCATTGATTTATTGCACAACTTTAATCATCAACGAATTGCTTTTTTAGGGGGAGAAGAAGGTGTAACGTCAAGAGAAGTGAAGGTTAACGCCTTTAAAGAAGCGCTTGCTCGACATCACTTACCTGTTCATGAACAGTGGATTATGAATGAGGGATTTGATATAGAATCAGGAGAAGAACTTGCTAACCAGTTACTTTATTTAAATGAGAAGCCAACAGCGATTGTATGTGTAAATGATTTTGTAGCTATTGGTGTCATCAAAACGTTGAATAAATTTGGTATAAGCGTTCCTGATGATATATCTGTAATAGGGTTTGATGATATTTATTTAGCGAAGGATTTTCCACCAGGTATTACATCTGTCAGCCAGAACTATCAGGAACTGGGAAAGACTGCAGTTGATGTATTAGTGAAATTAATAAATGGCGAAAGCGCCCAAAAGCATAGTATCGTACCAACGAAGCTACAGTTAAGAAATTCTTGTCAATTAGTAAAAAGAGAAGAGGTTGACAAATAA